One stretch of Archocentrus centrarchus isolate MPI-CPG fArcCen1 chromosome 5, fArcCen1, whole genome shotgun sequence DNA includes these proteins:
- the sec13 gene encoding protein SEC13 homolog translates to MVSVINTVDTSHEDMIHDAQMDYYGTRLATCSSDRTVKIFDVRNGGQILVADLRGHEGPVWQVAWAHPMFGNIMASCSYDRKVIIWKEENGAWDKMYEYTGHESSVNSVCWGPYEFGLILACGSSDGAISLLTFTGDQQWDVKKISNAHTIGCNAVSWAPAVVPGSLIDQPSGQKPNYVKRFVSGGCDNLVKLWKEEDGQWKEDQKLEAHSDWVRDVGWAPSIGLPTSTIASCSQDGRVFIWTCDDPAGNTWTAKLLHKFNDVVWHVSWSITGNILAVSGGDNKVTLWKESMDGQWACISDVSKGQGAVSTITDTQQNEQ, encoded by the exons ATG GTTTCCGTTATCAACACCGTGGACACCTCCCACGAGGACATGATT CACGATGCCCAGATGGACTACTACGGGACTCGGCTCGCCACCTGCTCCTCCGACCGCACCGTCAAGATCTTTGACGTCAGGAACGGAGGGCAGATCCTCGTGGCGGATCTTAGAGG CCATGAGGGTCCCGTGTGGCAGGTAGCGTGGGCTCACCCCATGTTCGGCAACATCATGGCCTCCTGCTCCTACGACCGAAAAGTCATCATTTGGAAAGAGGAGAACGGAGCCTGGGACAAGATGTACGAGTACACCGGACACGAGTCGTCAG TGAACTCAGTCTGCTGGGGTCCTTATGAATTCGGTCTCATCTTGGCCTGCGGCAGCTCAGATGGGGCAATTTCCCTTCTCACGTTTACCGGAGATCAGCAGTGGGACGTCAAGAAGATCAGCAACGCCCACACT ATCGGCTGTAACGCTGTGAGTTGGGCTCCTGCGGTCGTTCCGGGAAGTTTGATCGATCAGCCGTCGGGACAGAAGCCAAACTACGTCAAACGCTTCGTCTCTGGAGGCTGCGACAACCTGGTCAAACTCTGGAA AGAGGAAGACGGTCAGTGGAAGGAGGATCAGAAGCTGGAGGCTCACAGCGATTGGGTGAGAGATGTCGGCTGGGCTCCTTCTATTGGTCTTCCCACCAGCACCATCGCCAGCTGCTCTCAG GACGGACGCGTGTTCATCTGGACGTGTGACGACCCAGCGGGTAACACCTGGACGGCCAAACTGCTGCACAAGTTCAACGATGTGGTTTGGCACGTCAGCTGGTCCATCACTGGAAACATCCTGGCTGTTTCAGGAGGCGACAACAAG GTGACGCTGTGGAAGGAGTCCATGGACGGGCAGTGGGCGTGTATCAGTGATGTCAGCAAAGGCCAGGGCGCCGTCTCCACCATCACAGACACGCAGCAGAATGAGCAGTGA